The following coding sequences are from one Danio rerio strain Tuebingen ecotype United States chromosome 21, GRCz12tu, whole genome shotgun sequence window:
- the si:ch211-263m18.4 gene encoding uncharacterized protein si:ch211-263m18.4 gives MGNMGYSAELFILLLLCHQWLCKAGNGARSVEVADVLSWEGVPDSVFEGLLGGELQNDGLSKDSNVQNVSNLEADVLESSNLHDNLSLEVAESNLTLPGNLSLDDAAESNSTLQGNFSLDASVESNSTLYGNLTLYDSAESNSTLYGNFSLDAAESNSTLQGNFSLDDATESNSTLYGNFSLDDATESNSTLYGNFSLDVAESDSTLYGNFSLDDAAESNSTLQGNFSLDDSAESNSTLQGNFSLDDATESNSTLQGNFSFKSAAESNSTLSGNFTLDASAEFNSTLQGNFSLDDAAESNSTLYGNFSLDAAESNSTLQGNFSLDDATESNSTTLYGNFSLDDATESNSTLYGNFSLDVAESDSTLYGNFSLDDAVESNSTLQGNFSLDDATESNSTLQGNFSLDDATESNSTLYGNFSLDDATESNSTLQGNFSLDDATESNSTLYGNFSLDAAESNSTLQGNFSLDDATESNSTLYGNFSLDDAAESNSTLQGNFSLDDAAESNSTLYGNFSLDAAESNSTLQGNFSLDDATESNSTLFGNFSLDDAAESNSTLQGNFSLDDATESNSTLFGNFSLDDAAESNSTLQGNFSLDDATESNSTLFGNFSLDDAAESNSTLQGNFSLDDATESNSTLYGNFSLDDATESNSTLYGNFSLDVAESNSTLQGNFSLDNVAESDYTLYGNFSLDDSADSNSTLQGNFNLDDATESNSTLYGNFSLDDTAESNSTLQGNFSLDDAAEYDSALYGNLGLDDATESNSTLYGNFSLDAAAESNSTLQGNFGLDDAAGSNSTLYGNLSLDAATEFNSTLLGNLSFKSAAESNSTLSGNFSLDASAESNSTLQGNLSLDTAAKSNVSLPGNFTLDDAAEFNSTLYGNFIGAAAAEFNSTFFGNFSLDVADGSAN, from the exons ATGGGTAACATGGGGTATTCGGCAGAACTCTTTATTTTATTGCTATTGTGTCATCAGTGGCTGTGTAAAG CTGGTAACGGTGCAAGATCAGTTGAAGTAGCTGATGTGCTTTCATGGGAGGGTGTGCCTGACTCTGTTTTTGAAG gtttgttAGGTGGTGAGCTTCAGAATGATGGCCTCTCAAAAGACTCAAATGTGCAAAACGTATCAAACCTGGAAGCAGATGTCTTGGAATCATCTAATTTGCATGATAACTTAAGCCTAGAAGTTGCGGAATCTAACTTGACCTTGCCTGGAAACTTGAGCCTAGATGATGCGGCAGAGTCCAACTCAACCCTGCAAGGAAACTTCAGCCTTGATGCTTCTGTAGAATCAAACTCCACCTTGTATGGTAACTTAACCCTATATGATTCTGCAGAATCCAACTCCaccttgtatggtaacttcagcctagatgctGCAGAATCGAACTCCACCCTGCAAGgaaacttcagcctagatgatgccacagaatccaactccaccttgtatgggaacttcagcctagatgatgccacagaatccaactccaccttgtatggtaacttcagcTTAGATGTAGCAGAATCCGACTCCaccttgtatggtaacttcagcctagatgatgcgGCAGAGTCCAACTCAACCCTGCAAGGAAACTTCAGCCTTGATGATTCTGCAGAATCCAACTCCACTCTGCAGGgaaacttcagcctagatgatgccACAGAATCCAACTCAACCCTGCAAGGTAACTTCAGCTTTAAATCTGCTGCAGAATCCAACTCCACCCTTAGTGGCAACTTCACTCTAGATGCTTCTGCAGAATTCAACTCCACCCTGCAaggtaacttcagcctagatgatgctgcagaatccaactccaccttgtatggtaacttcagcctagatgctGCAGAATCGAACTCCACCCTGCAAGgaaacttcagcctagatgatgccACAGAATCCAACTCCACCACCTTGTATGggaacttcagcctagatgatgccacagaatccaactccaccttgtatggtaacttcagcTTAGATGTAGCAGAATCCGACTCCaccttgtatggtaacttcagcctagatgatgccGTAGAATCCAACTCCACCCTGCAAGgaaacttcagcctagatgatgccACAGAATCCAACTCCACCCTGCAAGgaaacttcagcctagatgatgccacagaatccaactccaccttgtatgggaacttcagcctagatgatgccACAGAATCCAACTCCACCCTGCAAGgaaacttcagcctagatgatgccACAGAATCCAACTCCACCTTGTATGGGAACTTCAGCCTAGATGCTGCAGAATCCAACTCCACCCTGCAAGgaaacttcagcctagatgatgccacagaatccaactccaccttgtatgggaacttcagcctagatgatgccGCAGAATCCAACTCCACCCTGCAAGgaaacttcagcctagatgatgccgcagaatccaactccaccttgtatggtaacttcagcctagatgctGCAGAATCGAACTCCACCCTGCAAGgaaacttcagcctagatgatgccACAGAATCCAACTCCACCTTGTTTGggaacttcagcctagatgatgccGCAGAATCCAACTCCACCCTGCAAGgaaacttcagcctagatgatgccACAGAATCCAACTCCACCTTGTTTGggaacttcagcctagatgatgccGCAGAATCCAACTCCACCCTGCAAGgaaacttcagcctagatgatgccACAGAATCCAACTCCACCTTGTTTGggaacttcagcctagatgatgccGCAGAATCCAACTCCACCCTGCAAGgaaacttcagcctagatgatgccacagaatccaactccaccttgtatggtaacttcagcctagatgatgccacagaatccaactccaccttgtatggtaacttcagcctagatgtCGCAGAATCCAACTCCACCCTGCAAGGAAACTTCAGCCTAGATAATGTAGCAGAATCCGACTACACCTTGTATGggaacttcagcctagatgattCTGCAGATTCCAACTCCACCCTGCAAGGGAATTTCAACCTAGATGATGCCACAGAATCCAACTCCaccttgtatggtaacttcagcctagatgataCCGCAGAATCCAACTCCACCCTGCAAGgaaacttcagcctagatgatgctgcaGAATATGACTCAGCCTTGTATGGTAACTTAGGCCTAGATGATGCCACAGAATCCAACTCCACCTTGTATGGGAACTTCAGCCTAGATGCTGCTGCCGAATCCAACTCCACCCTGCAAGGTAACTTCGGCCTGGATGATGCTGCAGGATCCAACTCCACCTTGTATGGTAACCTCAGCCTAGATGCTGCTACAGAATTTAACTCAACCCTGCTAGGTAACTTAAGCTTTAAATCTGCTGCAGAATCCAACTCCACCCTTAGTGGCAACTTCTCTCTAGATGCTTCTGCAGAATCCAACTCCACCCTGCAAGGTAACTTGAGCCTAGACACAGCTGCAAAGTCCAATGTCTCGCTCCCTGGAAACTTCACCCTAGATGATGCTGCAGAGTTCAACTCAACCTTGTATGGCAACTTCATTGGTGCTGCTGCTGCAGAATTTAACTCCACTTTTTTTGGTAACTTTAGCTTAGATGTTGCAGATGGAAGTGCTAACTAA